The genomic region ACAGGTCTGCAAGGTATGATGACTATCCTTcacttctcaagaatggaaatttctcaaTTTGATACAAGGAATGTAGggttactcaaagcaactttctaggtgcaaaaggtcaatttgatcaaatggctcaatacaatgctttggatatggtagtagggtgtctcaggtctctactcatcaattttgatgatttgaaacaaccaatttCTTCCCCTTCCTTACtgatttcatgaattggtcaaatttgctccaaaaaggctactagaattagccctagtttttaatgaaatttgttcaccctgctcaacctgctaaacttcatgacaaacccttggagatgtggtcatttgatgttgaaagctcaagaatttttgctatggcaagtactgtatggactgttttagtgctgtcccacaaaataggcacttttcaagggtttttgaaagttttagtgagggtttgcaatttacaagttttCTACATGATACTAGGCCAACTGAAATTCTTCAATCCTTTCTTTAATATATACCAAACAcctccaaagattcaaaacttatcttctaatattgtcattatatcaaacaagtgccacactgctgcccttacacagaaataacagtctagatgactgggacagcaacgtttttaagattttgcatactTTTTGAACATTTGTAAACCCAATACAATGAAAGTGTATCAAATATGGATGCAAAAAAGACTTAACATGAGTTTTAACACCCTGCAAAGCAAATAAGAAGGGATTTTTATGACTGCTGTTCATACACTGCCATCACTGCACTTTTAACAGTCTTAAAACTGTTtacactttctttctttgttttaatttatttcttcaatCTGTCCCTAGCCTGCAAAGGGGTGTTAATGGCAAGGCAAAAACAATACATATAGCCTCTTAAAGATCTTAAAATTTGAACACTCAAGAGATGCCACAAAACATGACAGCCTTATGACACTATGACAGAaaatacacctttctaggatccttatttaggtcctttacaaccaaatgGTGTACCTTGTCTTCTTAGAATTGAATACATTTACAAATACATTCCATGAAGCATATAAACaagaatccatcattccatactgtcttggaagattggaaaatgaggtTTTAATAATGAAAACAGTGACTCACAGTTTTACAGTCTGATTACACTTTTGCTTCTTGCacccaaccaagtcatgagagagacaaggatggtaaagtataATGCTAACTCTTGCCAACTTGATTCTCCTTCAACATTTCAaaggtacagtgctatgaacagcaaagtaccattcaaacaaatttgagaatacccaatccaagttgctcacttcacacacttgccatgggcttacaaacacttttgcattgctagaaaagaaaaatggatgtatggtacagtatgtacagatccaacaaattccctcaaagccatggatgaagagtctttgaagaaattagttggatcatgaatggtcttccattggaaccacaaaacaatgcctttctcaagagcacttcaaacaaaacttgttccaaaccccaagaaaagatcagagatcactactaaaacatcaaaggagatcacatcacTCAAAAACAGGTTCAATacagactcatggagccatggtacggactgtacccTAAAAAGTGCAGAAAAGTAGTTAAAAACTCAtagaaaacaagagcaaaacaagtatttttcttaattttctaaaatgaacaacccatacaatgattggaacatggtttttatacatgtgccaacttgttgAAGCCCTTGTACAGATaggtataggctggaactaaccaaaaccaccaaaaaccacttttttgacaacttttgacaactttttgacaacttttgttgctcaaaaattgcattttgacttccggtgacttggcactcaaaccaatgactcaaaatcatttagaaacactaaataaacatgctccaatgcctttcaaggatttacaacatcaaaaatttaaaaatgcttatttggacccaaaattgacaatttttggcctattgagcaaaaaaacaaaaatcttggaaactcttaaacacaaatgagttccaagccttattacaccacaaaacaaacctattaaacctactagaagcataaaataaacacacattcttaattttcaataaaatgttatacTTGCTAGGATTTgggcattcaggtgctcaggtgcttcTGCACCACCGATGCACTAAGTAGAAGGAGTTTATTGTTGAATGAGCTGAAGGTGAGTGTTGTTGGATTTGATTCTTTGGGTGAGTTGTATGAACAAGATTTATATTTTAAGGAAGCATGGAAGGCATGTAAGAATCCAATGGGAGTGGATCAAACTCCATGGCTGAAGTATTTTATTCAACAACCTGTTCAAAGGTAAAAGGTTGTGCATACCTTGAGGCtccatgagggagaatttgataagaGAAAAACATAGTGGTGGGTTGGGTTGATATTTTGGAGTTGATAAGACAATAGCCCTACTAAATGAGAGTTATTCTTGGGAAAGGATGAGTGTCAATGTCAAGAAGATGGTACAAGGATATATAATATGTCAGCAAGCAAAGGGAGTGAAGTAGAATATAGAATTTGTATCAACCATTGCCGATACTAGAGAGACCATTGAAACAAATTAGCATGCATTTTATTTTAGGGCTTCCTTGACCTTAGagagataatgattcaatttttgttgttgttgatagattttccaaaatggctcattttatttcATGTCAAAAGACTAGTGATGCTTCCCACatagcaaatttgtttttcaaagaagtacTTCAGTTACATGGCTTGCCCAAAAGTAGTGTTTTTGATCGTGATACAAGGCTTCTTAGGCATTTTTTTTCATacattgtggaagaaattgggtacatATTTGGGCTCTATTTCAACATACCATCCACAAACTAAGGGTCaaagtggagttttcctataacaatttagTCACCAGGAGTGTGGAAAAAAGTGCATTCAAAATTATGTATGGTTACCACCCAAGGGGCATGGATGAACTCAAGGATAGTGAATATTTAGTGAGGTCAAGTGTTGTGGTTGAGGATTTTACAAAGTACATCAAGGATTTGCATAAAGAAGTGAAGGAAAAGTTATAGAAGATTACTACCAAGTACAAGGATTATGTTGATTTAAATAAAAGGGAATATAGTTTCAAGTCAGTGAACTAGAATAAGGTCACCTTAGAAAGAAGATTTTTCCATAGGTAACCTATAATAAgttcaaattgaagaaaataggtccTTGTAGGATCTTGCTAAAGTTTTTAGCCAATTCTTATGAAGTTGACCTTCCAGGGAACATAGATTTCTCACTTATCTTAAATATGAGTGATTTATATTAGCATTATGAGGGGGAGACTAGTGTCCAAACACATCTGCCCATAGATATATTTGATGGAATAGTGTGAGTAAATCAGTTACTTAAGAAACAATTTGAAGAGGTAGATGAAATCATTGATTCTAGGGTTGTTAAGAAGATACATAGAAAGGAGTACCTAGAATATCTAGTttggtggaaagggaaactagttGAAGAGGCATTAGGGTTGAAGGTGATAGAGTTGGCTCAGTTTGGAATTTTGATTCCATATTGGCCTAAATGTTCATGAACTCCCATCCATTCCAAACGTTTCTCCTACGCGAGGTGTTTGATGTAGGAGTCTCTTGCGCGAGAGAGAAATCCGCATCATTgtacatatttttcatttttgttgaaggtattttttTTCTTTGGAACTACATTTTTTGTTTGATCTAAGCGTTAGCCTAGTTTGGAGTTAGTGTTTTTAGAATTAGGTCAGATTCTGAGTGAATCAATGAGACACAAAAATGATCCTTCCAATCTGAGTAAGTCTTCACAATGGAACTAGACATTTGTTCACTCAACAAGACTTCACCGAACTCTCACTGATCAAAGTACTCATGTCAACATCCTCATTTGATCGAAGTTACTCATTAGAGCTCTTGTCGAACTCGAATACATCTCTCATTGTGGGATTGGGGAGACTTAAAAAGTCTATCCCCAATAGAAGCTTTTCACTTCAATATGTCTTATCATTGATTGAAGAGACTAAAATGGACTTCCTTCGATGTGGAAAAGTCTCATCAAGGAATATTTCCTTGATGATTTGTAAGACTTAAAAATCCTTTCGCTGATGTAAATCTCATCGGTGGGTTTTATTTGTTCACCTTAGCACTCCTCATTGGGGATCGAAGGGACTTGAGAAGATTCCCAGTGATGTAATTTTGTCTCCTCAATAAGTATTCTTTGTAGCATTAAAGACAATTGGATAGTCTCACTCCGACAGGGCATGTGTCGCCAATATGAAGACTTTTGATTTTCTATGGATGGCTAGTTTCATGGCATGTTCTGATTGGAGCCCTGACCGTTGGACTTCCATGATGATTTTGAACATTTCAATGAGTAGTTGGTGGATGGTCAACATAGTTGCGAGTAGGACATAGAGGATAGAACCAAAGCGAAGATCAAACAAGGTAGCTATAAAAAAAATGGCAAAACAGAGAGCCAAAGGTTGAGAGTAGCCATTGGAGGGAAAAGAGAATTGTGAGAGAAAAGTTATGTGAATAGACATTGTAATTTTGGTTGATCCTAAAAAGAGATTGTgactataatttaaaaaaaataattctaaTTTCAGTTGTTGAGTTTAAGATTTTGTTGGTTGGTGATCATTTTAGTGTGTTTGGGCCTCAAGCATGACTGCTCGATAACCAATGCCAACCATATAAATATCATCATTTGGGCAACCATATAAATATCATCATTTAGGTAAAAGTACAATATTGTGTcacatttcaggccaacttatcagcacaagtgaatttacgtacatttctaactaaaaatttaatttagtcaaacatatggtctagatagattcattatagctaagttatatatgggccacaacttttccagtTGGAAgtatctactaaatgtatattttatatcactttgggtctaattacaaaaaaaatattattttggaaaattcgatgtttcaacaacttttactcttataaataatatttttttaaatgtaaaaatacccttttatacaTCTACAAGTGAATATTCCAAAATACCCTTTTATACATCTGCAAGTAGCCAAATTTTCCTGCTTTATTCCAATTGCAGCATTTGGAGTACCTCGACCTCATTTATGTTCACTTGTCACCTTCACACCTTCCGAGCCTCATCACATTACTTGGTGGGCTATCAAAGCTTTCCTATCTTTTACTTGGTTCAAACCAATTAAATGGAAGCTTACCATATACTTTTGGTAATCTCTCATCTTTGGTCGTGCTTGATGTCTCAAACAATTCTCTAAGTGGCACATTCTTACTCTCTCAACTAGAAAATTTCACGAAGATTTGCTACTTGATTATTTCTGATAATTTCTTGAGAGTGAAATTTGAAGACTTTTGGATCCCGAAATTTCAGCTTCAAGCTTTGTATTTGAGTTCTTGTAATATGGATGGTGATTTCCCATCTTACCTATCCACTCAATACAACATAGAGAAACTCGACTTATCCAACAATTCTCTTAGTGGAAATGTTCTTGATTGCTTGTGGGGCCTTACATCATTCAACACTCTCAATCTCTCATGCAATCAATTTCGAAGAAAGCTTTTGTCATCAAAGTTCAGTAAGTTGAGTGCTCAATATGTTGACTTGCTTAGAAACAAGTTAGAAGGGAATGCTTTTGTTCCTCATCCTTATGTAGAATTCTTGGACATGTCTGAGAATCAATTTGATGGCATCATTTCAGAAAACATTGACGAATATGACCAGAGTCAACTCAATTACTTGTCACTTGCAAATAATAATATGAGTGGTGTCTTTCCACATTCTATTTGTGAAGGAAATCACTTGGAAGTTCTAGATGTGTCAAATAACAGGTTCACACGTAATATTTTTGCAAGTTTTGGGAATTGCTCAACACCACTCAAAGTTTTGAATCTAGAAAATAATAATTTGGAAGGTGAGATTAGAAGAATGGTTTGTCTTCAAACATTGAAATTAGGAGGCAACAAACTACAAGGTACAATTCCATCATCACTTCAAAATTGTACTTCTTCAGAGATTCTAGATTTGGGATATAATAACATGCAGGGAACAATCCCAAATTGGATAGGGAATTTAATTGGCCTTCGAATTTTGGTGTTGAGATCTAATAAATTCAAAGGTGGAATATGCTTAGAGTTGACAAAATTAGAAAATCTTCAAGTCTTGATTTTGTCAAACAACAATCTATCTGGAGCTATTCCAAGTAGCTTAAGAAACTTAAGAGCAATGGCAAATCAAACAGAAAGTGCAAAAGTCCTCAAGTTCTCAAATTCAAGCTCAATGCCTTATTTagataaaattaaaataaacaacAAAGGGCTAGTTCTAGAATATGTGAAATCTTTGGAATTGGTTCGGTGTCTTGATCTCTCAAACAACAACTTCTCAGGTGATATTCCTTAAGAAATTGGATTCCTCATTGGTCTAAGGATTCTCAATTTGTCAATGAATCAGCTCCATGGAAAAATTCCTACTTCTTTTGGGAACCTTGTGTAGTTGGAGTCACTTGATCTTTCATATAACAATCTTATTGGAAATATCCCTAATGAACTACAATCTCTCACATTTTTGAGTTACTTGAACATATCCTATAATAATTTTTCAAGTAGAGTACCACAAGGAGCTCAATGGTTAACCTTTGTGGACTTCAGATCAACATAAATTTTTCACCTTCTCCTCCTTCAAATAAAATTTATGATGAAGATGTGAGTGAGCAGAAGTGGGAGGAACATGTGTGGTGGGAGGTGGGAATTGGATTGAGCTTTGGATTCGGGTTTTCAATTGTTATTGGAGTATTATGTTTCaacaaaaattgtagaaaaagatgtTTCAAAGTTATGGATGACATTATTGTCattcttgatcaatctattcaaaAAAAGatcttttaataattattttaataccCCTCTCTCTTCCAG from Cryptomeria japonica chromosome 3, Sugi_1.0, whole genome shotgun sequence harbors:
- the LOC131873986 gene encoding receptor-like protein 43 yields the protein MDGDFPSYLSTQYNIEKLDLSNNSLSGNVLDCLWGLTSFNTLNLSCNQFRRKLLSSKFSKLSAQYVDLLRNKLEGNAFVPHPYVEFLDMSENQFDGIISENIDEYDQSQLNYLSLANNNMSGVFPHSICEGNHLEVLDVSNNRFTRNIFASFGNCSTPLKVLNLENNNLEGEIRRMVCLQTLKLGGNKLQGTIPSSLQNCTSSEILDLGYNNMQGTIPNWIGNLIGLRILVLRSNKFKGGICLELTKLENLQVLILSNNNLSGAIPSSLRNLRAMANQTESAKVLKFSNSSSMPYLDKIKINNKGLVLEYVKSLELVRCLDLSNNNFSGDIP